DNA sequence from the Brachybacterium sp. P6-10-X1 genome:
CGATACGACGCGGGGCGGTCGGCGTCCTCCAGCATCCCGGTGCAGACCTCGCGCACGATCTCCGCAGCTCGGGAGTGCGGCCATCGACCGACTACACCGGCAGCGGCCGTGAGCAGGGCATCGAGGGGATGGTCGTCATCGACAGAGCGGAGGGTGTCGACCGCGGGCCGGAGCTGCTCCGAGTGGCTGTGCAGGAGCTCCGTCAGGCTGCTTATCGCGAAGGCGGGGAGCTCCGACCTCACGCCGGCACATCCCATCCAGGCGAGAAGCTCCATGGAGGTACGGGCGTCTCCAGGGGATGACGCCGGCCATCCCTCGATGGCGTACCAGCTCAGCAGATCCTCCATCCGCTGCTGGCTGTCCTGGGTTCCGTCGCACAGGTTCTCAAGCGTCTGCGGCCAGAACGTCGATCGCTGGGGGAGGTCGAGGCGACCGAGCAGCTCGGCGAGCCATGCGATCCCGAGGGTGCGGCGGCGCGGAGCGCTGAGCACGGACCAGACGATGAGCTTGCTCGCCTCCGAACCCTGACGGAGCAGTCGCTCCGCGTGCTTCTCGGTCCGTGCGGTGAATCGCGAGTCGTCCCGTGCGCTCAAGGACAGGGCGTAGGCGATGTCGATCGCTTCCCTGGCGACCTCCCGAGGCGGCACGTCCGGGAGCTCGCGAGGGGGATCCTCTGTGGGCAGGAGCTCGGCGATCACCCCGAGCAGCCATTCCCGGCGGTCCTCGTCCTGGGCGGAGACGTGCGCATCGATCTCGCCGCGACGGATCGCGTGACGAGCGCGGTGTATGTCATGGAGCGCCTCGAACCGGAAGCGCACCGATCCGGTCACGGGATCGCACTCCAGGAGCCCTTCGCCGCCGAGACGGTGGACGACGGCATCGACCTGATCGGCGGCCAGGTGCGTCGACGCCGCCAGATCGGTGACCGCTGTGGTCCCGCGTGCTTCTGCGACGGCATCGATCACGCTCCTGATCGCACGTTCCGTCAGGTCCAGGGCCTGTGCGCCTTCGTCGGCGAGCACGTTGACCCAGGCATCGAGGAGCGCCGTGGTGCCGACTGCATGCGACGAGTCCTCGCCGCGTGCGGCGAGGACGCGGACGGCGACGGCGGCGAGAAGCGGGTTCGACAGCGCCGTGCGCCAGCGAGTGCCGGGAGGTGCGCCGAGTGCGCGCTCCACCGAGCGGGAGATCGTCACGCGATCCGGCGAGGAGTGCTCCCATTCCGGGAGAGGGGTGTCGCCGGGCGGCATCATGTCTCGACGGCTCGAGATGATCAGTAGGATGTTCGGGTTCCTGGAGAGCACCTCGCGGAGGCGTTCCAACGCGGAGGGGAGGTCGCGCAGCGCCGCCTCGTTGAGGCCATCGATCACGAGGTGGAGCGGCCGTCCTGCGCGGTGACTGATGTGGTCGAGCATGGCGGCGATCTCCGAGGACTCGGCCCGTTCGTTCTCGAAGCTCCCTCGCCAAGGCTGTGCCAGGATCGGGGCGTCGGAGAGCGTGAAGTCGCGTGCTCGCAGCAGCAGGACCGGTGTCCCGGCCGCGAGAGCACGCACGGTGAACTGAGCGAGCTGGTAGCTCTTGCCGGTGCCCCACTGCCCTGAGATCAGGAGACCGCCGGAGACAGCCGCGTCAGCGGTGGCGATCAGGGGCTCGACGCGTTCGAGCAGGATGATGAGGCTTCGGACGTATCTGCGCACCCTGTCCTTCAGGATGTCGAGTTCGAACCGGTCGGGGGAGTTGTCTCGAGGTGCGCTGAGTGTTTCCCTCAGGAACGAGATCGCGGTGTCGGCTGCGCTCTCCGCAGCGTCTTCCAGGGAATGGAGCTCGGGTGCCAGGGCGCCCGCGGGGACAGAGTTCTCGAGGGTGAGTCGTGCTCCGATCTCACGGATGCGTTCGGCACCGTCGCTGTGGCGGGGCTGGTGTGGTCCTGGGAGCGTGACCGCTCGCGCCCGGGAGTCGACCTCGTGGAGAGCCTCTTTGAGCCCGCTGACGTCGACGTGATGAGGGAGGGCTGATGCCGCCGCAGTTCGGTCGAGCACCTCTGCCGTCTCGTGGGTCGGGTACTGGAGCTGCGGGACGTCGTCGTCGCCGAGACGGGAGAGGATCTCTCCTGCTCTGGCGAGTGAGTACTTCGAGATGTCCTCGAGCCGGATCGGCGACAGGGCGGCCATCACGCGGAAGTACTCGGGGCGATGCTCGCGGATGATCCTGTCGATGTCTTCGGCGAAGAGCACCATGACGTCGACATCGCGGTTCTCCGCGGCAGCGAGGTCTGACATCTCCTGCAGCGCTTTCGCTGACTTGGAGTCGTTTCCCGTCGTGCGCTTCGTGCCGCGCCCTGCGCCGCTGGTCCTGTGCGCGGTGGAGCACCAGACGTAGGTGGTCACGGCGGCGTGCTCCGGGCTGGCGAGGAAGCTAGAGAAGGACTCCATGACACTCAAGACCTCGGCGGCGAAGGATGCAAACGCTTTGCATTGGATCGCGAGGTCTCCGGAGCTCGTGGAGATCTTCGCCTCGACCCCGCCGTCCCGACTGGGGGCCATTAGCACGGGCCTTCTCGAGGGAGCCATCCCGAGATCCTCGGCGATGTTCTCGATGATCCCGCCGCACACCCATTCAAAGGTGTCTTCTTCGGCCTTGTGGACTGTCTGTGGCAGCACGGACCCTCCTCATTCCTGTGGGATCACGCTAGCCGCACTGCACAAGTTGCGAGCCCTTCGCGACAAGCTCGCTGAGATGGTCGCCCGCCAGCCCCTCTCTGATCAGTGTCAGTGCGGGAGTGCAGTGGCGTGCCGCTCAGCTCCAGGTAGCGGCCTGTTCAGCCCCGGCGCACCCCGCCCGCGAGCAATTCGACCACGGTCTGCGCGAGCAGCACCGCCCCGTCCCGCACGGCCTGGTCCGCCGCCGGCGTCGCGGCGGCGTCGGCGAATTCGGGCTGATGGTTCACCGCGGGCAGTGAATCGATGCCCAGGTAGGGGTGGAGCGCCCGGACGCGCTGGGAGACGTTGCCCATGTCGGTCGAGGCCGTCGCCATGCCGCGCGGCCCGTCCTCGGCGAGATTGATGTCCCGGCCCTGCGCGGCGGCGAGTCGGGTGAAGATCTCGGCGAGCTCGAGGTCGTTGCGGAACTCGGCGTAGCGGGGGCTGGTCTCCGTGAGCTCCCACGAGCACCCGGTCGCGATCGCTCCGGCCTCGAAGCAGGCGCGCACCCGCTCGAAGGCGACGTCGAGCTCCTCGAGCGTGTCCGCGCGCACGTACCAGGATCCGCGGGCGCTGCCGGGGATCACATTCGGCGCCGTGCCCGCCTCCTGGACGATGCCGTGGACGCGGAGGGAATCGGACAGCTGCTGGCGCAGCAGCCCGATGGCGACCTGGGCGACGGTGAACGCGTCGGCGGCGTTCACCCCGAGGTGCGGGTAGGCCCCGGCGTGCGAGGCTGTGCCCTGGTACTCGACGTCGAAGTGCGCGACAGCGCGGGGGCGGGCGAGGACGGCGTCTGCCGGGCCGGGATGGACCATCAGCGCCGCTTCGAGGCCGTCGAAGCAGCCGGCCTCGAGCATCGGGATCTTGCCGCCGCCGCCCTCCTCCGCCGGGGTGCCGAGCACGCGGATCCGCAGGTCGAGCTCGCCCGACACGGGCTGCAGGGTGCGGGCTGCGCCGAGCGCGGCGGCCGCGATGACGTTGTGGCCGCAGGCGTGGCCGAGGCCCGGCAGCGCGTCGTACTCGGCGACGATCCCGATGGTCCTGGACCCTGTGCCGTGCTCGGCCACGAAGGCCGTGGCCAGGTCCGCCGCACCCCGGGTCACCTCGAACCCCCACGCGTCGAGGCTCTCCGCGAGGAACGCGGCGGAGGCGTGCTCGGCCCAGGCGGTCTCCGGGTGGGCGTGGAGATGGTGGCTGATCCCGACCAGCTCCTCGCGCCGCTCCTCGACCTCCGCCTGGACGGCGTGCAGGAGCCGTTCCGTGCTCATTCGTCCCCCGGGACGCCGTAGGACGGTGCGGCCGTCGGGTCGAGCGCGCGGAGGCGGTAGTCCGCCTTCTGCGGCATCCACAGCGCCAGCAGCCGTTCGATCTCGCCGAGCGGGTCCTCGGCGTCGTCGACGCGCAGGTCGGTGGTGCACCAGGGCACGTCGTCGACGACGGCGAGGCCGGCGGAGCGGATCTCTCCCGCTTCGCCGCCGGCTGCGACGGCGGCGCGGAACGCGGCCAGCAGCCGGTGCTCGAGCTGCTCGCCGTCGGCGGCCTCGAAGGCGGCGACCATCGCGGGGATCACCGCCTCGTCGGCCAACAGGTTGCCGGCGGCGACGCACTGGTCCCCGACGGCAGCCGCCCGCGTGCCGAGCGCGTTCTCGCCGGAGTGCTCCGCGGTGCGGCCTCCTGCGTCGACGACGGTGAGCTGACGGAAGTCGGCGTGCTGCTCCGTCCCCAGTACGGCGGCGAGGGCCGCGTCCGCCGCTTCCCCGGCCTCGAGCCGGTCGAGGACGGCGGCGCCGAGTGCCGGGTTGGTGACGTTCTGGGAGGCGACGGCGCCGACTCCGGCGCGCAGGTGCAGGCAGCGGGCGGCGACGGCCGGACTCGAGGAGCTCACCACCATGCCCAGCGCTCCGGTGCGCGCGTCGCGGGCGACGAGGGAGAAGGTCACCGGGTCACCGCCTCGTGATCGTCTGCCGGGTCGCTGACCACCGCGGTCGCGTCGATCTCCACGAGCCATTCGGGGCGGGCGAGTGCATCGACGACGAGACCGGTGGACACGGGGTGCACGCCCCGCAGCCAGCGTCCCATCACCCGGTACACGGTCTCGCGGTAGCGGATGTCGGTGAGGTAGACGGTCACCTTCACGATGTCGGCGAGGCGGCTGCCGGACTCCTGCAGCAGCAAGTCGATGTTGGCCATGGCCTTCTCCGCCTGGGCCCCCACGTCCCCGACGCCGACGGACTCCCGGGTGTCGAGGTCCTGGCCGATCTGGCCGCGCAGGTAGACGACGCCGCCGGCGACGACGGCCTGGCACAGGTCGTTGTCGAGGTTCTGCTCGGGGTAGGTGTCCTTCGTGGTGAAGGGGCGGATGCGCGTATGGGTGGTCATCGGGCGATCTCCTCCAGAAGTCGCGGTGCGGGCTTGGAACGGGGCGGCGACGCGGGCAGGTCGGGTGAGTACCGCGCGTACCGGCGCCGGGTCTCGATGTGGTCGACGACGTGCATCGCGTCGTGCCAGGTGCCCCAGATGAAGCTCGAGCCGCGGCGGGACAGCCACGGCAGGCCCAGGAAGTAGATGCCGGGCTCGGTGGAGACGCCGCGCTCGTGGGCGGGGCGGCCGGTCTCGTCGAAGGCGTCGACCTGCAGCCAGCTGAAGTCCTGCCGGTAGCCGGTCGCCCAGATGATCGAGGTGATGCCGGCCGCGCGCGGATCGAGCGTGCGCACCGGGTCGGTGACACAGGCGGGCATCGGGCCGAGCAGATGAGCGCCTGGCTCCTCGGGGAGATCCAGCCCGTTCGCCGCGCAGTACGCGTCGGCCTCGGCCAGCAGCCCCAGCAGGTTCGCGTCCCCGGCGGCGATGTTGCGCTCGAGGTCGCCGGCGAAGCGCAGCCGGCCGTCCGCGGCCGGCTCGGTGCGCCCCACCAGGGTGATGCCGGCGTCGGCCAGCTCCCGGAACTCGACGGTGTGCCCGCCGCGGGCGCCGCTGACGGCGATGGTGACGTGCTCGGAATCCGGGGCGGTCGCGTCCCACTTGCCGAGCACCCCGAGCCACCACACGAAGTCGCGGCCGCGGTAGCTGCGCGGGGGCCGGTCGTGGGGGCCGACGGACAGGTGCACCCGGCGCCCGTTCGCGCGGAGCTCCTCGGCGATCTGGGCGCCCGAGGAGCCGGCGCCCACGACGAGCACGCCACCTTCGGGCAGCTGCTCGGGATTGCGGTAGTCCGCGGAGTGGATCTGGTGGGGCACCAGGTCCTCGCCGATGATGCCCGGCGCGACGGGGACCTGGAAGGGCCCGGTCGCCGCGATGACGCTGCCGGCGGCGATCGTGCCTCGGTCGGTCTTCACGAGGAAGCCGGGGGCCCCGTCCCGACGCGTCACCGAGCGCACCTCGACGCCGGTGCGGACGGGGGAGTCGATGCGGCGGGCGAAGACGGCGAAGTAGTCGGCCATCTGGTCCTTGGTGGCGAACTCGTCCGGACCCACCCCGGGAATCTCCATGTCGGGGAAGCGGTCGTGCCAGGCCGGTCCGTTGGCGACGAGGGAGTCCCAGCGGCCGTGGCGCCAGCGATCGGCGACGTCGGCCTTCTCGAGGACGAGGTGGGGGATGCCCTGGCGGGTGAGGTGGGCGCTCGCGGCGAGGCCGGACTGGCCTGCGCCGACGACGACGACCTCGGTGGACTCTGGCAGGGAGGCGGTCATGGGGCTCCGTTCGATGGCGGGTGAGGGGATCAACGGGAGGTGGCAGCGTGCGAGCGCGAGGCCAGCTCCGCGTTCAGCCGGTCGATGTCGAGCCCGACCTCGGGCCCCACCAGCGCGCCGACCTGGGCGAGGGCCGGCGGGCGCAGGCTCGCGCGGTCCATGGCGCGGGTGTCGTAGAAGATCTCGTCGGCCCGGGCGTCGCGGACCACGGCGCGGTCCGCCATGACGATCACGCGATCGAAGTTCTGGGCGACGAACTCCATGTCGTGGGAGATCGTGATGATCGCCTTGCCCCGCTGCTGGAGGTGGTCGATGAGCGCGGTCAGGCGCAGCAGCCCGGCGAGGTCCTGGCCGGCCGTCGGCTCGTCGAGGATCACCACCTCCGGATCCGCCGCGAGCACCGAGGCGATCGCGACGAACTTGCGGATCGACAGGGGCAGGTCGTAGGGATTGGTGCCCATCGCGGCGCCGAGCCCGGCGGCCTCGCAGGCGCGGGTGACCCGCTCGTCCCGGTCGGCGGTGGAGAGTTTGAGACGGCGCAGGCCGTAGCCCACCTCTTTGGCGACGGTGGGGTTGAAGATCTGGTCGTCGGGGTTCTGGAAGACGTACCCGACCCGGCGGGAGGTCTGGGCGGCGGTCTGTCGGGCCGTGTCGGTGCCGTCGATGCGCACGGTCCCGCTCGTGGGGCGCAGCAGGCCGTTGATCATTGTCACGGTGGTCGTCTTGCCGGCCCCGTTCTGGCCGATGATCGCCACCGATTCGCCGGCCTCGACGCCGAAGCTCACGGAGTCGACGGCCTGGAACCCGTTGGGGTAGCTGTACGAGACGTGCTCGAGGGAGACGAGAGGCATGTCAGTGCACCTCCGGTGCGGTGGTGGGATGCGGGACGCCGAGGCCGGCAGCGACCTCGTGCAGCAGGTCCTCGAGCCGGAGCGGGGCGGGGGAGAGGCGCAGCCCGGACGGTTCCAGGGCGCGGCGCAGGTACATGCTCTCGGGCAGCCGGGTGCCGAGGGCCTCGGACCGAGGATCCGAGAACACCTCGGACGCGGTGCCGGCCAGGGCGATCGAGCCGCCGTCCATGACGATCACGCGGTCCGAGTGCTCGGCCACGTGCTCCATCTTGTGCTCGACCAGCACGATCGTGCGGCCTCGCGCGCGGGCGGCCAGGATCAGCTCGAACACGCTGTCGGTCGTGGCGGGGTCCAGTTGCGAGGTCGGCTCGTCGAGCACCAGCACGGGCTGGTCCATCACGAGCACGGAGGCCAGGGCGACCCGCTGCTGCTGACCGCCGGAGAGCTGCATCGGGTCCCGGTCGCGCAGGCCCTGTAGGCCCGCGTCGTCCAGGATCCGTTCGACGCGCTCGTGGATCTCGGCCGGAGCGATCCCCAGGTTCTCGAGACCGAAGGCGAGCTCGCCGAAGACGGTCCGGGCGACGCCGCTCATCTGGGTGAACGGGTTCTGGAAGACGAAGCCGACGGTCCCGGCGAGGTCGCCGATCTCCTGGGTGATGATGTCCGTACCGTCGACCTCCACCCGGCCGGTCATCTCGCCTCCGAAGAAGTGCGGGATGAATCCGCGGATCGCCTGGCACAGGCTCGACTTCCCGGAGCCGTTGGCCCCGACCACGGACACCAGCTCGCCGGCCCCGACGGTGAGGTCGATGTCCTGCAGGGCGGGCCCGGGGGCCTCGGGGTACGTGTAGGTGAGGTTCTCGATGGTCACTGCATCCACAGCCAGATCCTTACTGCCAGGGCGATCACGATCGCCGCGTAGGTGAGAGCGCGCAGGGTGCGGTCGACGGCCGTGTCGGGGATGCGGACCAAGCTCGTCGTGGGCCCCTTCGAGGAGAACCCGCGCGCTTCGAGGGTGAGCGCCCGCTCCTCGACCCCGACGATGGAGTTGAGGATGAGCGGCGAGATGGTGGGGACGAAAGCCTTCGCCCGCACGAGCGCGGAGGCGTCGGTCTCGATGCCACGGGCCCGCTGGGCGTCCATGATCGTGATCATGTGCGAGCGCAGTTGCGGGATCATCGTGATGGTGGAGAGCACAATGTAGCTCGCGGTCGGGGAGGTGCCGCGCTGCTCGAGCGCCCGGGTCATGCGGCGGATGTCGATCAGGACGCTGCCCAGGATGAGGGCGCTGCCGATGCTCATCACCATGGTGGCGATGCGCAGTCCCTTGGCGATGCCTTCGGCGGTGATGTCCAGGAACAGCAGCTCGTACACCACGGTCTCGCCGGGGTAGAGCAGCGCCTGCAGCGCGAAGACCACCACGGACAGCAGGACCACGGAGCGCAGCCACAGGGAAAGGTAGCGGCCGAGGCGCCCCGCGGCGAGCGCCGTCAGCAGGTACGCGCCGATCAGGCAGACGGTGACCTGCCAGCCGTAGAAGAACGAGATCGCGCAGGCGGCCAGCAGCACGGTGAGCACCGTGATCGGGTTCAGCCGCAATATCGGATTGCTCGGGGCGTCGACGCGCACGCCGTCGGCGGGGCTGGCGGTGGTGGTCATCGTCGGACCTCCTCGTGGGGACGGGCGGGGGTCGCAGCGCTCGCGGGAGTCGCGGCGGGCGCGGACGTCGCAGTGCTCGCGGTGGTCGCGGGGTTCGCGGTGGGGCGGGTGCCGCGCCATCGGTCGTAGGAGCCGTACTGGACGGGGCTCTCGAGCGGGGCGAGCCGGAGCGTCTCGACACCGTCGGTGACCTCGGCGGCGGGCCGACCGCGCCGGGCGCGCCGGGAATGCGCCGTGAACAGGTGGCCGTTGGAGAACTTGATCAGGTAGCGATCGGACATCGAGCGGATCACCACCAGCGCCAGCAGGATCGAGAGCGTCTTGTCCGGGAGTTCTGACACGAACGACGAGGCGATCTGGGCGGGAAGCATCGGAATCCCGGCAGCGACCATGACGGCGGCGATCAAGGACGAGCCGGTCGTGTTGAAGCCACCGAAGACCAGCATCCGGATGAGGACCACGCCCGCCACCGACAGGGCGATCACCAGTGCGATGGCGAGGGCTACGCCGACGGCCCGGCGGAACAGACCTCGCCGGGCCAGCCATCCGATCAGGGCGCCGGCCGCGGCGGCCTGCACTGTCCAGGGGAGGGTGGTGGGGTCGGTCGCGGAGACGAACGCCAGGCTGAGGAAGCCGGTGAGGGCGCCGACGAAGGGGCCCGCGAGCATGGCGACGAGGAAGGTGCCGATGGAGTCGAGGTACAGCGGCAGCTTCAGGGCGAGGGCGAGCGAGCCGCCCACGAAGTTGATGGCGATGGCGATCGGGATGATCAGGATCGCCATGAGGGAGAAGTCCTCCCTCACGCGTCGGGCGAGGGTCATCGTGTTCCTCCAACGGAGAGTTCGCGGTCGAGCACGTGGGCGATCTCCGCCGTGTGCTCGGGGAAGAGGGAGTACAGGAGGGCGTCGAAGAAGCGGCGAGCATCCACGCTCGTCGCGACCAGCGCGTTCGGCTCCTGGTCCCGGTAGCGCGAGGTGCGCCAGACGACGGTCCGGCCGTCGCACACACCGGAAGTGGCGATCTCGACCCGGGCGGGGACCATGTCGATCAGGTCCGGGTCGATCAGATGGGCGAAGGCGAGCGGATCGCACAGCTCCGCACCCACCTCGCGGTACTTCCGCCAGTAGTGGTCCACGTACGTCGCGGTCACGTCGTGGAGGAAGCGGCCGGTGGTGCCGCCGAGCTGGCGGACCAGCTCACGGATCCCGGGGGACATGAACACCTGGCGGGTGGCGTCCAGCCCGATCATCTCGATCGGCGGGAAGCCGGCGGCGAAGACGACCTCCGCCGCCTCCGGGTCGTGGAGGACGTTGAACTCGGCCGACGGGGTCACGTTGCCGGTGAACTCGGCGCCGCCCATCATCACCAGGCGGCGCACACGCTGCGGGAACGTCGGATCGTGCTTCACGGCCAGGGCGAGGTTCGTCAGCGGGCCCAGCGCCAGGATCGTGATCCCGTCCGGGGCCGCGGCGGACTCCTCGAGGAGCACCTCCACGGCACCACGGGGATCCGCCCATGGAGTCTCCGTGGCGTAGCCGGCATCGCCGAGGCCGTCGCCGCCGTGGGCGCGGGAGGCGGGCATCGGCCCCCGTGCGAGCGGACGGTCCGCGCCGCGGTGCAGGGGGACGTCGGTGCGATCGCAGAGCTCGAGCACGGTCGCGGCGTTGTGAGCGACGCGGTCGAGGCCGACGTTGCCGTCGACGGTCGTGATCCGGTCGACGACGATTTCGTCGGAGGCGAGGGCCATCATGAGGGCCAGCGCATCGTCGACGCCGGGATCGCAGTCGATGATCAGGTGTTCCACGGGGAGAGGCTCCTGTCGGTGGCGGGGTCAGGCGGGGGAGAGGACGGCGCCGGTCGCGTCGGCGAAGGCGCCCGGGACGGTGCAGACGTGTGCGGCGGCGGCCGAGGCCTCCTCGCAGGCCGCACGCAGCGCCGTGCCGCGTGCCCGGGCGGCGGCGAGGGTGCCGACGAAGGCGTCGCCCGCCCCGGTGGTGTCGACGACGTCGACCGCGCCGGCGGGGACTGAGGCGGAGCCGTGCTCGTCGCAGAGCTCCGAGCCGGCGCCCCCGCGGGTGACCACGGCGGTGCAGCCGAAGCGCTCGAACAGGTCCCGGGCGGGGGAGCCCGAGGCGCCGCCCAGCAGCTCTCTCGCCTCCGACTCGTTGACGACGAGCAGGTCGACGTCGGCCAGGAGGTGGGCGACCGGTGCGGCGGGCGCGGCGTTGAGGACGGTCAGCGCTCCTGCCGCGCGACCGAGGCGCAGCGCGGTCGCGACCGTCTCGGTGGGCACCTCGAGCTGGCAGACCACGACGTCGCCGGGGCCGACAGCGGTGAGCTGCTGGGAGACCTGATCGGAGGTGAGCTGCGCGTTGGCGCCGGAGGAGACGATGATCGAGTTCTCCCCGGCACCGTCGCGCTGGATCATCGCCTCACCGGTCGGAGCGGTGTCCAGCGATGCGACCGCCGCGGCGTCCAGCCCGGGGACGTCGGCCATGGCCGCACGCAGCAGCGCGGCATTCTCGTCGGCACCGGTCGCGCCGATCATGCGGGTCGCACTGCCGTGCCGTGCCGCGGCGACGGCCTGGTTGAGGCCCTTGCCGCCGGGGGAGCGGGTGACGGCGCGGGCGAGGATCGTCTGACCGGGCTCCACGAGGTGCTCCACCTCGAACGTGGTGTCCACGTTCAGGGAGCCGACGACCCGTACCGTTCCTGCACTCTCCAACGGTCTTCAGCTCCTTCGCCGACGGGGCGATGGAACGAGCTCCAGCGCCAGGTGATGTCAGGGGAGCCTAAGAGGCAGCGACGGCGGGGACCAGCGCAGAGAATCGGTGCCTGCCATCGATGGGATCGATGGGTCGGCTCAGTCCCTGGTCGGGTTGAGGGTGAGGTCTTGCGCGGCGCTGTCGATGAAGGCGCGGACCCGGCGGCTGAGCCGACGCCCGGCGGGGACGATCGCGGCGACCTCGAGGGCGGGGAAGTCGTCGGCCAGATCGAGCGCGACGTAGGGCGCGCCGTCGGCGGCCACCGGGTGGGGAGCCCGCTGGGTGAGGATCGAGTAGCCGAGCCCGTGGGCGACCAGGCCGCGCACCGAGTCGTAGCTGGAACTGCGGAAGGCAACGTTCGGCTCCGTACCCGTGCGGGTGAACAGGGAGCGGAAGTAGTCCGCGCTGGGTGGCGTGTCGAGCAGGATCATGGGGTCGTCGATCAGTTCCGCGAGGCCGACGGTGTCCCGCCCGGCAAAGCGGTGGTCCGGCGGCAGCAGGAGGTACGGAGGGATACGCGCCAGCACCGTCGAAGAGAACCCTCTGTCCGCGAGCTCCCGGTCAAGGTGGTAGTCGTAGGCGATCGCGAGGTCGAGCCGGCCCGTGGAGAGCCAGGTGAGCAGATCGTCCTGGTGGCCCTCCTTGATATCCAGGGAGATGCGAGGGTGCTGCGTGGTG
Encoded proteins:
- a CDS encoding amidohydrolase, with translation MSTERLLHAVQAEVEERREELVGISHHLHAHPETAWAEHASAAFLAESLDAWGFEVTRGAADLATAFVAEHGTGSRTIGIVAEYDALPGLGHACGHNVIAAAALGAARTLQPVSGELDLRIRVLGTPAEEGGGGKIPMLEAGCFDGLEAALMVHPGPADAVLARPRAVAHFDVEYQGTASHAGAYPHLGVNAADAFTVAQVAIGLLRQQLSDSLRVHGIVQEAGTAPNVIPGSARGSWYVRADTLEELDVAFERVRACFEAGAIATGCSWELTETSPRYAEFRNDLELAEIFTRLAAAQGRDINLAEDGPRGMATASTDMGNVSQRVRALHPYLGIDSLPAVNHQPEFADAAATPAADQAVRDGAVLLAQTVVELLAGGVRRG
- a CDS encoding DUF1028 domain-containing protein, which encodes MTFSLVARDARTGALGMVVSSSSPAVAARCLHLRAGVGAVASQNVTNPALGAAVLDRLEAGEAADAALAAVLGTEQHADFRQLTVVDAGGRTAEHSGENALGTRAAAVGDQCVAAGNLLADEAVIPAMVAAFEAADGEQLEHRLLAAFRAAVAAGGEAGEIRSAGLAVVDDVPWCTTDLRVDDAEDPLGEIERLLALWMPQKADYRLRALDPTAAPSYGVPGDE
- a CDS encoding RidA family protein, translated to MTTHTRIRPFTTKDTYPEQNLDNDLCQAVVAGGVVYLRGQIGQDLDTRESVGVGDVGAQAEKAMANIDLLLQESGSRLADIVKVTVYLTDIRYRETVYRVMGRWLRGVHPVSTGLVVDALARPEWLVEIDATAVVSDPADDHEAVTR
- a CDS encoding NAD(P)/FAD-dependent oxidoreductase — its product is MTASLPESTEVVVVGAGQSGLAASAHLTRQGIPHLVLEKADVADRWRHGRWDSLVANGPAWHDRFPDMEIPGVGPDEFATKDQMADYFAVFARRIDSPVRTGVEVRSVTRRDGAPGFLVKTDRGTIAAGSVIAATGPFQVPVAPGIIGEDLVPHQIHSADYRNPEQLPEGGVLVVGAGSSGAQIAEELRANGRRVHLSVGPHDRPPRSYRGRDFVWWLGVLGKWDATAPDSEHVTIAVSGARGGHTVEFRELADAGITLVGRTEPAADGRLRFAGDLERNIAAGDANLLGLLAEADAYCAANGLDLPEEPGAHLLGPMPACVTDPVRTLDPRAAGITSIIWATGYRQDFSWLQVDAFDETGRPAHERGVSTEPGIYFLGLPWLSRRGSSFIWGTWHDAMHVVDHIETRRRYARYSPDLPASPPRSKPAPRLLEEIAR
- a CDS encoding energy-coupling factor ABC transporter ATP-binding protein; protein product: MPLVSLEHVSYSYPNGFQAVDSVSFGVEAGESVAIIGQNGAGKTTTVTMINGLLRPTSGTVRIDGTDTARQTAAQTSRRVGYVFQNPDDQIFNPTVAKEVGYGLRRLKLSTADRDERVTRACEAAGLGAAMGTNPYDLPLSIRKFVAIASVLAADPEVVILDEPTAGQDLAGLLRLTALIDHLQQRGKAIITISHDMEFVAQNFDRVIVMADRAVVRDARADEIFYDTRAMDRASLRPPALAQVGALVGPEVGLDIDRLNAELASRSHAATSR
- a CDS encoding energy-coupling factor ABC transporter ATP-binding protein translates to MDAVTIENLTYTYPEAPGPALQDIDLTVGAGELVSVVGANGSGKSSLCQAIRGFIPHFFGGEMTGRVEVDGTDIITQEIGDLAGTVGFVFQNPFTQMSGVARTVFGELAFGLENLGIAPAEIHERVERILDDAGLQGLRDRDPMQLSGGQQQRVALASVLVMDQPVLVLDEPTSQLDPATTDSVFELILAARARGRTIVLVEHKMEHVAEHSDRVIVMDGGSIALAGTASEVFSDPRSEALGTRLPESMYLRRALEPSGLRLSPAPLRLEDLLHEVAAGLGVPHPTTAPEVH
- a CDS encoding energy-coupling factor transporter transmembrane component T, which translates into the protein MTTTASPADGVRVDAPSNPILRLNPITVLTVLLAACAISFFYGWQVTVCLIGAYLLTALAAGRLGRYLSLWLRSVVLLSVVVFALQALLYPGETVVYELLFLDITAEGIAKGLRIATMVMSIGSALILGSVLIDIRRMTRALEQRGTSPTASYIVLSTITMIPQLRSHMITIMDAQRARGIETDASALVRAKAFVPTISPLILNSIVGVEERALTLEARGFSSKGPTTSLVRIPDTAVDRTLRALTYAAIVIALAVRIWLWMQ
- a CDS encoding ECF transporter S component, with translation MTLARRVREDFSLMAILIIPIAIAINFVGGSLALALKLPLYLDSIGTFLVAMLAGPFVGALTGFLSLAFVSATDPTTLPWTVQAAAAGALIGWLARRGLFRRAVGVALAIALVIALSVAGVVLIRMLVFGGFNTTGSSLIAAVMVAAGIPMLPAQIASSFVSELPDKTLSILLALVVIRSMSDRYLIKFSNGHLFTAHSRRARRGRPAAEVTDGVETLRLAPLESPVQYGSYDRWRGTRPTANPATTASTATSAPAATPASAATPARPHEEVRR
- a CDS encoding nucleoside hydrolase — encoded protein: MEHLIIDCDPGVDDALALMMALASDEIVVDRITTVDGNVGLDRVAHNAATVLELCDRTDVPLHRGADRPLARGPMPASRAHGGDGLGDAGYATETPWADPRGAVEVLLEESAAAPDGITILALGPLTNLALAVKHDPTFPQRVRRLVMMGGAEFTGNVTPSAEFNVLHDPEAAEVVFAAGFPPIEMIGLDATRQVFMSPGIRELVRQLGGTTGRFLHDVTATYVDHYWRKYREVGAELCDPLAFAHLIDPDLIDMVPARVEIATSGVCDGRTVVWRTSRYRDQEPNALVATSVDARRFFDALLYSLFPEHTAEIAHVLDRELSVGGTR
- a CDS encoding ribokinase codes for the protein MESAGTVRVVGSLNVDTTFEVEHLVEPGQTILARAVTRSPGGKGLNQAVAAARHGSATRMIGATGADENAALLRAAMADVPGLDAAAVASLDTAPTGEAMIQRDGAGENSIIVSSGANAQLTSDQVSQQLTAVGPGDVVVCQLEVPTETVATALRLGRAAGALTVLNAAPAAPVAHLLADVDLLVVNESEARELLGGASGSPARDLFERFGCTAVVTRGGAGSELCDEHGSASVPAGAVDVVDTTGAGDAFVGTLAAARARGTALRAACEEASAAAAHVCTVPGAFADATGAVLSPA